From Dethiosulfovibrio faecalis, one genomic window encodes:
- a CDS encoding carbamoyl phosphate synthase small subunit, with translation MYQVALSLSDGASKSCLSTIDGVDIEGELVFTTAYPGYSQSITDPSYHGQILVFAFPCIGIYGLDQVDFQSSRPWVKAVVVQRLQDTEGTLEKWLAEWGVPIITGLDCRSLVLKLREIDTPMARISKTGEPPVVDTLGAGLVSEVSSSAVRNYGAGTLSVALIDYGTKMDIVRRLVDRGCSVTLLPHSAAPRLVLDGDFDGVLLSNGPGNPSLLSEEIGVVRELLGKIPILGICLGCQILALACGAETVRLPYGHRGGNHPVLDLHTGRAMVTSQNHGYAIDESSLKDTGLDISFRHLSDGTVEGIFDPALRISGVQFHPEAGAGPLDGLWIFDDFVDTLRRI, from the coding sequence ATGTATCAGGTCGCTTTAAGTCTGTCAGATGGAGCTTCGAAGAGTTGTCTTTCGACGATCGATGGAGTCGATATCGAGGGGGAGCTCGTATTCACCACCGCCTATCCGGGATACTCTCAGTCCATCACAGATCCTTCCTATCACGGTCAGATTTTGGTGTTCGCCTTCCCCTGTATAGGAATATACGGACTGGATCAAGTGGATTTTCAGAGTTCCAGACCTTGGGTTAAGGCCGTGGTCGTCCAGAGACTTCAGGATACGGAGGGGACTTTGGAAAAATGGTTGGCCGAATGGGGTGTTCCCATTATAACCGGGCTAGACTGTAGGTCTTTGGTCTTGAAGTTGAGGGAAATAGACACTCCGATGGCCAGAATATCCAAGACGGGAGAGCCCCCTGTCGTCGATACTTTGGGGGCGGGCCTCGTTTCTGAAGTCTCCTCTTCGGCGGTGCGAAATTATGGAGCCGGTACCCTCTCCGTGGCCTTGATCGACTACGGCACGAAGATGGATATAGTCAGGCGTTTGGTCGACAGAGGGTGTTCCGTGACCCTTTTGCCTCATTCAGCCGCCCCTCGTCTCGTACTTGATGGGGATTTCGACGGAGTCCTGCTCAGCAACGGTCCCGGCAATCCATCCCTTTTGTCCGAAGAGATAGGCGTTGTGAGAGAGCTGTTGGGAAAAATTCCTATCCTAGGTATCTGTCTCGGTTGTCAGATATTGGCTTTGGCCTGCGGTGCCGAGACCGTCAGGCTGCCCTACGGACACAGGGGAGGAAATCACCCAGTTTTGGATCTTCATACCGGCAGAGCCATGGTGACCAGCCAGAATCATGGTTACGCCATAGATGAGTCCAGTTTGAAAGATACAGGTCTGGACATTTCCTTCCGTCATCTTTCCGATGGAACCGTGGAGGGAATCTTCGATCCCGCTCTCCGCATTTCCGGGGTACAGTTCCATCCGGAGGCGGGGGCCGGGCCTCTGGACGGACTCTGGATATTCGACGATTTCGTAGACACCCTGAGGAGGATTTGA
- a CDS encoding bifunctional metallophosphatase/5'-nucleotidase — protein MKRCTVRVGKLFFVLMAILAFSTPSWGKDGTANIVGFNDMHGKIFSYEATVKVDGEKVKEDVGGIARMASVIREIKSQSLGNVVVAQMGDTVEGPLFFFFHGKAELAGIDAIPVDVGIPGNHEFDLGADVFGQFVRTASFPLICANLDTSRDDCELPPTWTTTLKNGLKVGFFGLLCTELASLSSPGPDIAAGQDLIAVSEKCVEDLRERGCDVIVALTHVGIDSDRTLAGSVSGIHAILGGHSHTVMESPEIVEGPDGWRTMIGQAGAMARYVGSMAVTVKDGKLDVERSSWKLIEMRQSIPKAQDVESAIEPYGEELKKNLSKKVGIFAADMDATKLVVRARESALGDYLADGLRWKAGTDVAFVNGGGIRGDRVFPAGEISYNTIMEIFPWGNTMQTFSFSGAELREVMEISASALKGTDDEYDPAVRAPSGAFLQISGFRVVLDITKAPALIDNDSNLIRSGARVVSMEIERDGKRIPLKDDEIYTVATYSWTGGGGDKYYPFARKKAAESYVTDSDVLAETIRHTAGIVEKSKDGRIVVKK, from the coding sequence ATGAAAAGATGCACCGTCCGAGTTGGGAAGCTATTTTTTGTCCTGATGGCGATACTGGCCTTTTCCACGCCATCTTGGGGCAAGGATGGAACCGCCAATATAGTGGGTTTCAACGATATGCACGGGAAGATATTTTCCTACGAAGCCACGGTAAAGGTTGACGGCGAAAAGGTCAAGGAAGACGTCGGAGGAATAGCCAGAATGGCCTCGGTTATAAGGGAGATAAAATCTCAATCTCTCGGTAACGTCGTCGTGGCTCAGATGGGTGATACGGTTGAAGGTCCGCTTTTCTTTTTCTTTCATGGAAAAGCAGAGTTGGCCGGAATAGACGCGATACCGGTGGACGTTGGAATTCCTGGCAACCACGAATTCGATCTGGGAGCCGACGTGTTCGGCCAGTTCGTAAGGACCGCCTCCTTCCCCTTGATATGCGCCAACCTGGATACCTCCAGAGATGACTGCGAGCTGCCGCCTACCTGGACGACCACTCTGAAAAACGGTCTTAAGGTAGGATTTTTCGGTCTGCTCTGTACTGAACTGGCATCTCTCTCCAGTCCCGGCCCTGATATCGCGGCAGGCCAGGATCTGATCGCCGTTTCCGAAAAATGCGTCGAGGACCTCCGAGAACGGGGATGCGATGTCATAGTAGCGTTAACCCACGTGGGAATCGACTCAGATAGAACACTGGCCGGATCCGTATCGGGAATACATGCCATCTTGGGAGGGCACAGTCATACAGTGATGGAGTCTCCGGAGATAGTGGAGGGCCCAGATGGATGGAGGACCATGATAGGACAGGCCGGTGCCATGGCGAGGTACGTCGGTTCCATGGCGGTAACGGTCAAGGACGGAAAACTCGACGTCGAAAGATCGAGCTGGAAGCTGATCGAGATGCGTCAATCTATTCCCAAGGCTCAGGACGTCGAGTCTGCAATAGAGCCTTACGGAGAGGAGCTTAAGAAAAACCTGAGCAAAAAAGTCGGAATCTTCGCTGCCGATATGGACGCCACCAAGCTCGTGGTGAGGGCCCGTGAATCCGCATTAGGAGACTACCTGGCCGACGGACTTCGTTGGAAAGCCGGAACCGACGTGGCCTTCGTGAACGGTGGAGGTATCAGAGGAGACAGAGTATTCCCCGCCGGAGAAATTTCCTACAACACGATAATGGAAATCTTCCCTTGGGGCAACACTATGCAGACCTTCTCTTTCTCCGGAGCGGAGCTGCGGGAAGTGATGGAGATATCCGCCTCGGCTCTCAAGGGGACGGACGATGAATATGATCCGGCCGTGAGGGCTCCTAGCGGAGCTTTTTTACAGATCTCCGGTTTTAGAGTGGTCCTTGATATCACCAAGGCCCCTGCACTGATAGACAACGATTCCAATTTGATCCGCTCGGGAGCCCGGGTAGTCTCCATGGAGATAGAGAGGGACGGTAAAAGGATTCCTTTGAAGGACGATGAAATATACACAGTTGCCACTTATTCCTGGACCGGAGGAGGAGGGGACAAATATTATCCTTTCGCCCGTAAAAAAGCCGCCGAATCCTACGTTACCGACTCGGACGTTTTGGCTGAGACCATAAGACACACCGCGGGGATAGTGGAAAAATCCAAGGACGGGCGCATTGTGGTGAAAAAATGA
- a CDS encoding DUF2179 domain-containing protein, giving the protein MISLIDTALLLSMAMIFLARVTDVSLGTFRILQLVRGHRIAATVIGFFEIMIYMAVLSHILGGGRTLKTMELLAYCTGYAFGNYVGAFMEDKFMKGYTMLEAMAPCSDETLKVVDDLRDRGFGTTMIRGEGKNGPRYIIKIICNRKDIPEITRMIKHLAFVTVFDVKSCLGGYFRMKRK; this is encoded by the coding sequence GTGATTTCATTGATCGACACCGCTCTTCTGCTCAGCATGGCAATGATATTCTTAGCCAGAGTAACCGACGTTAGCCTCGGCACGTTCAGGATTCTCCAGTTGGTTAGAGGACATAGGATAGCCGCCACCGTCATAGGCTTCTTCGAGATCATGATATATATGGCAGTACTGAGTCACATACTTGGAGGCGGTCGCACCCTCAAGACCATGGAACTACTGGCCTACTGCACAGGATACGCCTTCGGGAACTATGTAGGGGCCTTTATGGAGGACAAGTTCATGAAAGGCTACACGATGCTGGAGGCGATGGCGCCATGTAGCGACGAGACATTGAAAGTCGTAGACGACCTCAGAGACAGAGGTTTCGGCACTACGATGATAAGAGGTGAGGGTAAAAACGGCCCCAGATATATAATCAAGATAATATGCAATAGAAAGGACATCCCGGAGATAACCAGGATGATCAAACACCTGGCCTTCGTGACCGTTTTCGACGTAAAAAGCTGTTTAGGCGGATATTTCAGGATGAAAAGAAAATGA
- a CDS encoding dipeptidase, giving the protein MSVRNVFKRAGVAAGALAVSAVLVGSAFGCTAMMAGKKATVDGSTMVSHTADGWYDHRLQIIPGRKWDNGATAPVYKNLCYQTIPIKPLNKVGEIPQVEETYTYFNVGYPFMNEHKLMIGEATWGGREELYCDNGWMMIEMLEVFALQRAKTAREAITVMGSLAEKYGYGDAGEGLCIADGDEVWLFEIAGPGPLWTSDSGKPGAVWVAARIPDDEVSVIANRSRIGRVDFDDDENYMYSSNVKIFAKEMGWWKEGEEFLFNKAYMPAEDYAYSPVCSRREWRALDLMAPSLELKSTEAQYPLSVKPDRKVSAEDLMTINRDHYQGTPYDLAKTKAGGPFECPVLYRPNRDQKPEGTEHTYWERNISIFRCSYSHVAQSWSDLPDPVGGVLWFGLDQPLTTVYVPVFCGVTEVPESWATGMRHKMDRNSAWWAFNFVSNWATIKWNHMIVDIADEQEKFESRFLAEVPKLRDEAAKVYGKDPSKAVSMVTDYTEEAMEEVEARWWALGDELVGKYSDGYVMTDEGSQEGAGYPTWWLKDVGFGATSNPSDPK; this is encoded by the coding sequence ATGTCCGTGAGAAACGTTTTCAAGAGGGCGGGAGTTGCCGCAGGGGCTTTGGCTGTTTCGGCAGTTCTCGTAGGATCCGCCTTCGGATGTACCGCTATGATGGCGGGAAAGAAGGCCACCGTGGATGGATCCACCATGGTCAGTCACACGGCCGATGGATGGTACGATCATAGGCTTCAGATAATCCCCGGTCGTAAATGGGATAATGGAGCCACCGCTCCGGTTTACAAAAACCTATGTTATCAGACGATACCTATCAAACCTCTGAACAAAGTAGGCGAGATACCTCAGGTCGAGGAGACCTACACCTACTTCAACGTGGGATATCCCTTCATGAACGAGCATAAACTCATGATAGGCGAGGCCACCTGGGGTGGTCGCGAGGAGCTCTACTGCGACAACGGCTGGATGATGATCGAGATGCTGGAGGTCTTTGCGCTCCAGAGAGCCAAGACCGCCAGGGAAGCCATAACTGTCATGGGCTCTCTCGCCGAGAAATACGGTTACGGAGACGCTGGAGAGGGACTCTGTATAGCCGACGGAGACGAGGTCTGGCTTTTTGAGATTGCCGGGCCGGGACCTCTCTGGACCTCCGACAGCGGTAAACCCGGTGCCGTGTGGGTCGCAGCCAGGATTCCCGACGATGAGGTCAGTGTAATCGCCAACCGTTCCAGAATAGGCAGAGTCGACTTCGACGACGACGAGAACTACATGTACTCCTCCAACGTCAAGATCTTTGCCAAGGAGATGGGATGGTGGAAGGAAGGGGAGGAGTTCCTCTTCAACAAGGCCTACATGCCAGCTGAGGACTATGCCTATTCTCCGGTGTGTAGCCGCAGGGAGTGGCGGGCGCTTGATCTGATGGCGCCTTCACTGGAGCTCAAGTCCACCGAGGCCCAGTATCCCCTTTCGGTCAAGCCGGACAGAAAGGTCTCTGCCGAGGATCTTATGACCATAAACAGAGATCATTATCAAGGAACCCCCTATGATCTTGCCAAGACCAAGGCCGGAGGCCCCTTCGAGTGTCCCGTGCTCTACAGGCCAAACAGGGATCAGAAGCCTGAGGGAACCGAGCACACCTACTGGGAGAGGAACATCAGCATTTTCCGTTGCTCCTACAGTCACGTAGCCCAATCCTGGAGCGATCTTCCCGATCCGGTGGGAGGGGTGCTATGGTTCGGTTTGGATCAGCCTCTCACCACGGTCTACGTACCTGTGTTCTGCGGCGTGACCGAGGTCCCCGAGAGCTGGGCGACCGGTATGCGCCACAAGATGGATCGCAACAGCGCCTGGTGGGCCTTCAATTTCGTGTCCAACTGGGCCACGATCAAGTGGAACCACATGATCGTGGATATCGCGGACGAACAGGAGAAGTTCGAGAGTCGTTTCCTCGCCGAAGTGCCCAAGCTCAGGGACGAGGCGGCCAAAGTCTACGGCAAGGATCCCTCCAAGGCCGTCTCCATGGTGACCGACTATACCGAAGAAGCCATGGAGGAAGTGGAGGCCAGATGGTGGGCGCTCGGAGATGAGTTGGTCGGTAAATACAGCGACGGTTACGTAATGACCGACGAAGGTTCCCAGGAAGGAGCAGGCTATCCTACCTGGTGGTTGAAGGACGTTGGATTCGGAGCCACGTCCAATCCCTCCGATCCTAAATAA
- a CDS encoding queuosine precursor transporter, with protein sequence MSNEILWFAMMLLNFGCIMAIYRLWGKQGLLCWIPVSVILANIQVVKMVSLFGITSTLGNIVYASAFLVTDILSENHGKEDAKQAVYIGFFSLIAMTVIMNLALWFNPHPDDFAQGALETIFKLMPRLALASFMAYGASQLHDVWAFHWWKERTGGRLLWLRNNLSTMVSQALDSVIFTLVAFYGTVPTGVLGEIVLSTYVLKFIVAACDTPFVYWARKIGGERK encoded by the coding sequence GTGTCAAACGAAATTTTATGGTTCGCCATGATGCTTCTGAACTTCGGATGCATAATGGCCATCTACAGACTTTGGGGAAAACAGGGCTTGCTGTGCTGGATTCCGGTATCGGTCATATTGGCCAACATTCAGGTAGTCAAGATGGTATCCCTTTTCGGTATAACATCGACCCTTGGCAACATAGTCTATGCATCGGCCTTTTTGGTCACCGACATCTTGTCGGAAAACCACGGCAAGGAGGACGCCAAACAGGCGGTCTACATCGGATTCTTCTCCTTGATAGCGATGACGGTAATAATGAACCTGGCCCTGTGGTTCAACCCTCATCCGGACGATTTCGCCCAAGGGGCACTGGAGACGATATTCAAGCTGATGCCCAGACTCGCTCTGGCCTCGTTTATGGCCTACGGAGCCTCCCAGCTCCACGACGTATGGGCTTTCCACTGGTGGAAAGAACGCACTGGAGGCCGTCTACTGTGGCTCAGGAACAACCTTTCCACCATGGTCTCCCAGGCGCTGGACAGCGTCATATTTACACTGGTGGCATTCTATGGGACGGTCCCGACAGGGGTTCTGGGAGAGATCGTCCTATCCACCTATGTGTTGAAATTCATAGTCGCAGCCTGCGATACTCCCTTCGTCTACTGGGCCAGAAAAATCGGAGGGGAAAGAAAGTAG
- a CDS encoding ABC transporter substrate-binding protein encodes MKKRCLLVLIIAATVLPQIANASVDPDKIQGPSIDELYMVVIKDPDARALALEKGEVDLVGDIASPAIIDRLSKADDRISMSMAKSFHALSMGMNLRRNPWNRVELRRAINTIIPRGRLVRELFGGFSEPLYSYLPPVSPYHDPETSQPKYDREKAREMLRASGWSWNDEGVLIPPESSEPLKPVSIISPTANSAPTTAELASRIADEMTALGTPTKAEPMDFSTMLARLDARNFDCYIMAWSLTRDPDVLYSLYHSSMDVPGGYNLPGVRSSILDEALERLRYAPDEESAMAAAHQSQKLLSDLVPVVPIYSRSSVGAVGKGWSGTVATAATSVDSIWTLLSAHRDGHDRFKMALEDDPRALNPFTSSSATAWKVLGLIYDSLIEIDPTTLGDRPGLAESWKVETVTIDGGEVTRITFKLKEGLLWQDGSPLTSSDPAETIRYIAENEIPRFFDNVSDLMAVETPDESTLTVTMDSISYWHFHHIAGLPVLPAKVLREIDDWKSWQPMEDGGLIGSGPFILKDYRPGEFVRFSSNKHYRRYRR; translated from the coding sequence TTGAAAAAAAGATGCCTCTTAGTCCTTATAATTGCCGCAACGGTGCTGCCCCAAATCGCCAACGCCTCTGTCGATCCGGATAAAATCCAGGGACCATCGATAGACGAACTCTACATGGTTGTGATCAAGGACCCCGACGCCAGGGCTCTGGCCTTGGAGAAAGGTGAAGTCGACCTGGTAGGAGACATAGCCAGCCCTGCGATAATCGACAGGCTCTCAAAAGCCGACGACAGGATCTCGATGTCCATGGCCAAAAGCTTTCACGCTTTGTCTATGGGGATGAACCTCCGAAGAAATCCATGGAACAGGGTCGAGCTTCGACGGGCTATAAACACGATCATTCCCAGAGGAAGGTTGGTACGAGAGCTCTTCGGAGGTTTTTCCGAGCCACTGTATTCATACCTACCTCCTGTGTCTCCCTATCACGACCCCGAGACATCCCAACCGAAATACGATAGGGAGAAAGCCAGAGAGATGCTTAGGGCATCCGGTTGGAGCTGGAACGACGAAGGGGTGTTAATACCCCCCGAATCCTCAGAGCCTCTGAAGCCAGTATCCATAATATCCCCCACGGCAAACTCGGCTCCCACCACGGCGGAACTGGCATCCCGCATAGCCGACGAGATGACCGCTCTGGGTACACCTACGAAGGCGGAACCGATGGACTTCTCCACCATGCTGGCGAGGCTCGACGCCAGAAACTTCGACTGCTACATCATGGCATGGAGCTTGACTAGGGATCCCGACGTCCTCTACTCTCTGTATCACTCGTCGATGGACGTCCCAGGAGGATACAATCTCCCCGGCGTCCGATCTTCCATTCTGGACGAAGCTCTCGAAAGGCTGCGCTACGCACCAGATGAGGAATCAGCTATGGCGGCAGCTCACCAATCCCAGAAACTCCTTTCCGACCTGGTACCTGTCGTTCCCATATACAGTCGTTCGTCCGTAGGAGCCGTAGGCAAGGGGTGGTCCGGAACTGTCGCTACCGCCGCGACCTCGGTGGACTCCATATGGACCCTTCTGTCGGCCCACAGAGACGGACACGATCGGTTCAAGATGGCCCTGGAGGACGATCCCAGAGCCCTCAACCCCTTCACATCCTCCAGCGCCACGGCGTGGAAGGTCCTGGGGTTGATATACGACTCCCTCATCGAGATAGATCCTACGACTCTGGGAGACCGACCGGGACTAGCCGAGTCCTGGAAGGTCGAGACCGTAACGATCGACGGCGGCGAGGTGACCAGGATAACCTTCAAATTAAAGGAAGGGCTCCTCTGGCAGGACGGCTCGCCTCTGACCTCCTCCGATCCGGCGGAGACTATCCGATATATCGCGGAAAACGAGATTCCACGGTTCTTCGACAACGTATCGGATCTTATGGCGGTGGAGACCCCGGACGAATCGACCTTGACTGTTACGATGGACTCGATCAGCTACTGGCACTTTCACCATATAGCGGGACTTCCGGTTCTCCCTGCTAAAGTTCTGAGAGAGATAGACGACTGGAAAAGCTGGCAGCCAATGGAGGACGGGGGGCTCATCGGCTCGGGGCCCTTCATTCTAAAGGACTACAGACCCGGTGAGTTCGTTAGATTCTCTTCGAACAAACATTACAGGAGGTACCGCCGTTGA
- a CDS encoding ABC transporter permease, producing MSPSVGEGYWIRRLAGAAAIMLAVLALNFLLFRIMPGDPVSSIVDPGFSPEAKDKLKELYGLDRPLWSQFLTYAKRTLTLDFGISFISRKPVWGEIASRLPNTIALMGIAVLGSAASGIWLGVKAATRKGGWTEKLVLWGSALSFSFPSFFVQMVLLMALAYGLPLFPLRGSVSVPPPTEPLQILIDYLWHLVLPAGSLILLGFGGWALYARNLMVRVLEEDFILMAKARGLSEKRIIWRHAFRSILPPILTILLMSMPSLVSGAVITEAVFSLHGIGAFLLQSVIGHDYPSAGAAFYLLSLITVGSNLLADAAYELVDPRVRLGRTIR from the coding sequence TTGAGTCCATCAGTCGGCGAAGGATATTGGATCAGGAGACTTGCGGGGGCCGCAGCGATAATGCTGGCGGTCCTCGCCCTGAACTTTCTCCTGTTCAGGATTATGCCGGGCGATCCTGTATCGTCCATCGTCGACCCCGGCTTTTCACCCGAGGCCAAGGATAAATTAAAGGAATTGTACGGTCTGGATCGTCCTCTGTGGAGTCAATTTCTGACCTACGCCAAAAGAACCCTGACGTTGGACTTCGGGATTTCCTTCATATCGAGAAAGCCGGTGTGGGGGGAAATCGCCTCCAGGCTTCCCAACACGATAGCGCTCATGGGAATCGCCGTTCTAGGTTCCGCCGCATCTGGAATATGGCTGGGGGTAAAGGCCGCGACGAGAAAAGGCGGATGGACGGAGAAACTGGTCCTATGGGGGAGCGCACTGTCCTTTTCCTTTCCCTCCTTTTTCGTACAGATGGTGCTCTTGATGGCCCTGGCCTACGGCCTTCCTCTATTTCCCCTCAGAGGATCGGTGTCGGTTCCACCGCCGACGGAGCCCCTCCAGATTCTGATCGATTACCTCTGGCACCTCGTCCTTCCCGCCGGTTCCCTCATCCTCCTGGGATTCGGAGGATGGGCTCTGTACGCCAGGAACCTGATGGTTCGGGTTTTAGAGGAGGACTTCATCCTGATGGCCAAAGCGAGAGGGCTGTCCGAAAAGAGGATAATATGGCGACACGCCTTCCGATCCATACTGCCGCCAATCCTGACGATACTTCTGATGTCCATGCCATCGCTGGTATCAGGGGCGGTGATAACCGAAGCTGTGTTCTCCCTTCACGGCATAGGAGCCTTCCTGCTGCAATCGGTGATCGGACACGATTACCCCTCCGCCGGTGCCGCTTTCTACCTGCTGTCTTTGATTACGGTGGGTTCCAACCTCTTGGCCGACGCCGCATATGAACTGGTGGATCCCAGGGTAAGGCTGGGGAGGACCATTAGATGA
- a CDS encoding ABC transporter permease: protein MNFKITKRWSFWALVGLSIMGFSGPTVMNLSVDSVAPPFSKPLWIDGDLPPSVTLDIDGKRSGQIEWASQPPGGFRLSGTVVLPDKCSGEIIWETPESPLKLIDLSGGKNEIDLDDRDMSFKLNLGMSPFDDPMEHLFPREGAYRAEITGAPVSSDLTLHLPGERWGLLGTDQRGRDVFLLFLLGIKVSLVVGLATTAIASILGLTVGMISGYRGGWIDGAIMRVVDLFMSIPTLPILMVLASLWGKGLIQMIVILSLFSWMGTARTVRAQVLSLRESPFVEGLRALGAPTGYILRRHILPETMPIMAANVALGVPGAILAEAGLSFLGLSDPRVISWGRMLHEAHSFGAFSAGAWWLLLPPGLGIVLVCLIFLDFGKISEEGSP, encoded by the coding sequence ATGAACTTCAAAATAACTAAAAGATGGAGCTTCTGGGCTCTGGTGGGGTTGTCGATCATGGGATTTTCAGGACCTACAGTGATGAACCTATCGGTGGACTCAGTAGCCCCACCCTTCTCGAAACCTCTATGGATAGACGGAGATCTTCCGCCCAGCGTGACGTTGGATATCGATGGAAAAAGATCGGGACAGATAGAATGGGCTAGTCAGCCTCCGGGAGGATTCAGATTATCCGGCACGGTTGTCCTGCCAGATAAGTGTTCCGGAGAAATCATATGGGAAACCCCTGAGAGCCCGTTAAAACTGATCGACCTGTCAGGAGGAAAAAACGAGATCGACCTGGACGACCGAGACATGTCGTTCAAGTTGAACCTGGGAATGTCCCCCTTCGACGATCCGATGGAGCATCTGTTTCCGAGAGAGGGGGCGTATCGAGCCGAGATCACAGGAGCCCCAGTCTCCTCCGATCTGACCCTCCACCTCCCCGGAGAGAGATGGGGACTTTTAGGCACAGATCAAAGGGGAAGGGACGTCTTTCTGCTGTTCCTTCTCGGCATCAAGGTGTCCCTCGTGGTAGGACTGGCCACCACGGCCATAGCCTCGATCCTGGGTTTGACGGTTGGGATGATCAGCGGATACAGGGGAGGCTGGATAGACGGGGCTATCATGAGGGTAGTCGACCTATTCATGTCCATACCGACCCTTCCTATACTCATGGTACTCGCTTCCCTGTGGGGAAAGGGCTTGATACAGATGATCGTCATACTCTCTCTGTTTTCATGGATGGGCACGGCCCGTACGGTCAGGGCCCAGGTTCTGTCGTTGAGGGAATCTCCCTTCGTGGAGGGACTGAGAGCTCTAGGAGCTCCGACGGGCTATATACTGAGAAGACACATACTGCCGGAGACGATGCCTATAATGGCCGCAAACGTAGCCCTGGGGGTCCCGGGCGCCATATTGGCCGAGGCGGGGTTATCCTTTCTGGGGCTTTCCGATCCCCGTGTGATCTCATGGGGAAGGATGCTCCACGAGGCCCACAGCTTCGGAGCCTTTTCCGCCGGAGCATGGTGGCTCCTCCTGCCTCCCGGGCTCGGCATAGTCCTGGTCTGTCTTATATTTCTGGATTTCGGAAAAATATCCGAGGAGGGGTCGCCATGA
- a CDS encoding ABC transporter ATP-binding protein, protein MMVNLSDLSVRYPNSPSSSPPALDDVSLSLRMGEILGLVGESGSGKSTLLMAILRLLPKGTFVKGTITSEGQDLLSLDEEEMRLFRWDRISLVPQGAMNGFTPVLTVGYQIAEVLLEHSDIPIGESSKEVRRLLSEVGLPEDAYERYPHELSGGQKQRAAIATALACAPYFLLADEPTTALDVITQAEVISLLRRAVKKRNMGMVLVTHDIALASSICDSIAVLRHGKLVDHGTVEEILSHPTDEHTKSLLRAQEEMER, encoded by the coding sequence ATGATGGTAAACCTGTCCGACCTCAGCGTCAGATACCCCAATTCGCCTTCGTCCTCCCCTCCCGCCCTGGACGACGTGTCTCTATCCCTCAGGATGGGGGAAATACTGGGGTTGGTCGGAGAATCGGGAAGCGGGAAAAGCACCCTTCTGATGGCCATATTGAGGCTTCTGCCGAAAGGGACCTTCGTTAAAGGGACCATCACCTCGGAGGGACAGGACCTGCTCTCCCTGGACGAGGAGGAGATGCGTCTTTTCAGGTGGGACAGGATCTCTTTGGTTCCTCAGGGAGCGATGAACGGTTTCACACCGGTATTGACTGTGGGGTATCAGATCGCAGAGGTCCTGCTGGAGCACTCGGATATACCTATCGGCGAATCCTCGAAGGAAGTCAGAAGGCTGCTATCCGAGGTGGGGCTGCCTGAAGACGCCTACGAGAGATACCCTCACGAGCTGTCGGGAGGGCAAAAACAGAGGGCGGCCATAGCTACGGCCCTGGCCTGTGCTCCTTATTTCCTCCTGGCGGACGAACCGACCACGGCTCTGGACGTTATAACCCAGGCAGAGGTGATATCGCTTCTGAGAAGAGCCGTCAAGAAGAGAAACATGGGCATGGTACTGGTGACCCACGATATAGCCCTGGCATCGTCGATATGTGACTCGATAGCGGTCTTACGTCACGGGAAACTAGTAGACCACGGAACGGTCGAGGAAATCCTGAGCCATCCCACCGACGAACACACGAAATCCCTTTTGAGAGCTCAGGAGGAGATGGAACGATGA